The Primulina huaijiensis isolate GDHJ02 chromosome 9, ASM1229523v2, whole genome shotgun sequence genomic interval aaatacattaaaaaataatttatttaataaaaattttgattacaaattttaattattttttttaatattttaaaaaatgtttatattaaagttaaaattaattaataataataatatcgatGTATGGACAGTTGTTGTGTTGCggaaataataacaatattgattttgatgataacaaagcTTTTGTTTtgttctaacatatttactcaagtgtgaagttgctACCTCAAGTTGGAACCTGGAACTCGAAACTTCTATACGTTCATCAGAGCTTATTAGCTTAATGAGAGCTTTTCCCTTGTGTGTGAGTATGCGTTTGAGAGTATATACATTGTAATATATTAAATTCCTCACAGATACATTCACTCACACAAAAAAGAGTTGAGCTTCGAGAATAGTTGAGTGAAGTTTTCACACAAATATATTAAAGATTACATTTGTAGTCTTGGCATAAGGAAATTAAACGTTATGTGGATTGTGAGGTTACGGTCTACAATCGAGAGTAGCTAGGAGTTTCGATTAGGTAAGGGATAAGTCCCAAGTCgaaatgagtttgtacaaaagattgtataaatcaaagtcttataGTGAAATCTTCCTAAATGAAAAAAAGAGTACGTAGGAGTTTTTATTGATTCTGTTTTTAATATGTATTGTTGAAGTATTTATGTAtttttcaaataccaaaatattaacCAAATGTCTAATAAAACTTTTCAcccaaaatgtttttattatttcaacttacatatttttaaatgctttacaaaatgatTAATCGATTTTTAGaaggattattttgagtttCTTGAGCTTGGTTTTAGAAGCAAAATCGATTTAATTTCCTGATGATTGGttcatttttttaacatttcaaGAACGAGCTATTATAGCTCTTTTAattgcaaaaaaatttatatttctttctttactctaaaatgtttaatatatcttcaaatgattttttaaaatatacattgTTAGAGTTATATTGTTCGACAGATGtaagtaaataataaatatatcagTAGTAGAGTAAGATTATAAATTTGtgatttatcagaattaagtgttgtgtcaaatgttacaacatttaaGATAATACACAGcggaatattaaagtttgtagcACAAATCGATTCGAAATAAATagatggacaagattaaatatgcacaaatataaatacttgtgcggtgtcTCAggacaaaaattaatcactagaaaaccaaaacgTTTACACAAAAAACCAATCACTAGtgattttcacaaaaataaatttccTCAACCCGTTGAGAAAATAAACGctttctaaaaataaataaccagaataaaaacgtattcaagaaagcaaaaacGCGAGCCAAAaacttggagcaacaaaactatcttcagccaacttcgtcaTGGATGTTGTCTGAGATGTTTCCAACATTCAAGACAACACGCGGTATCTGCACTCTTCAGAACAGCACGTCCCTTGAAGAAATATTTCTCTGAAATCTATTACGTGCACAAGTGCGTGTATATTTGATCGAGAGAAGAGAACACCAGAAAATCTCCCACGAAAATCACCTCCACGAAAAACTATCTCTATTAAAAACTCCTTTCAAGAAAATCTCTTCCACGAAAAATCCTACACGTGAGCTCTCTGAATTTTTCTCTTCTCTCAGTGCTTTTGCATCTACATCTCTTATTTATAAATGTCTCCTCTTCTATGATTTATCTTGACGGAAATCTATAAGATATGGTATACAAGAATTCtattagaaacaaaatcaataataccatatcatgtaaatcattatcataaatattatatctaGAAGATccttatcataaatataatatctaggAAGATAAAACTCAATATTCCACATAATCTTATCAAtaggaaattaaatttaaggaatatattatatcacaataaaatcttaacataattaactagaaaggcaaaaccataattaaatattaaatatcatatcaacaagGAATAATATatcttgagaaataaatttaatatgaaaattatattttccttcAATCTCCCCCCTTTTGCCTTTCTGGACAAAATCAAATTAAACTcaatttctcagttaaactcCAGTTAACTCCCCCTTAATATGTGAATATTTCTTCCCATGAATAAAATCAAGTTAGTACGGGTGTTGTTCGTTGTGTTGGCAACACCTGAGACAATACCTGTAAAAATCATTAACAGTTCATTAAAACATAAACACATCAGGGAAAACAGAGACATCAGATAACTTAACAGAGCAGAAAATTTAAACGAGAAGGCTAGCAAAACAAGGTTCAAAACTCTATCTGATATCGTTTGATCCTTTCAATTCATAGACCCTTCATCAGCCATTAGCTCGGGTTTGAGTTTGAGTCGCATCTTCTCTCCTTTTTTGTCCAGAATGGACAACCAAGTTCTCGTACTAGACCAGATCAGCTTTGGCCCGTAATCACTTTCCAAAAATACTAAGATAATTACGtccaaaatcatttcaaaataatttccaGAATTGAAACCCACATCGATTTTAACACCACTAAAACATCAAAGATCACACATATTCAATTTTTCGTAAAATCTGGATTTTCGTCGAATTTTCTTTATCGAAATACGCATGTCCTCGTGACACAACAATATTCACAATGTTATATTTATGCATGACATATTTATGCCTAATAACAGAATgtaacataaaaagaaacatgaaaacAAATATGAGATATCATCACAAATGAAGTGTTTTCAcaaatgttggcaacatctTCTGATAACACGCACAATTccagaaaaaaaattttgatttttcttcacACTTGGTGACTTAACAACTTTCTGATCatagaagtggtagctcccacactagaagagCGGTCTTCTTTAGGACTtttctaggtagctttttccaatTTGTTCTATTTTACCTTCTGTATGAAATTCAGAAaaggtagctcccacactaaaagcacagtcttcattggactcttttaggtagctttttcccATCTTTTCTTCTGATACAGAGCATATGCATAATTGATTTGTATTTTTACTCAATTTTTTCAAGTCACTTTTCGTATGGGACAATGTCATTGAGTACATGTTAATCCATCAACTACTTTGTGatttaatcaaaatattaatcATATCCAAGTGTGTTAAGTTTAGATAGAACATGAAATTGTAAATGCACCAGAAGATTATGCATCATTGTGATAACACATCATATAACAGTATATATGCAAATGCAGTATGTCTAAGTCCAAGAAATGCACATGCATGTTAGGTGTTGTCCGAtatgttgtaacatctgagaCAACATCTATGAATGTTTAGGCAGAAATCATGCTGAGAGATTTCCTAAGGTtggaaaatctctcaaaatctaATGATTTTGTGAATATGTCAGCCAGTTGGTTATTTGTACCAAAAAATTCAATTCGAATCAATCTTTTTTCTactaaatctcgaataaagtgaTGTCTAATGTCAACGtgttttgttcgagagtgttgtacttgattttttgaaatatcaatgGCACTAGAATTATCACAGTACACAATTAAAGATTCACTATTAAGACCATAGTCCTTTATCATTTGGTTCATCCATAGGAGTTGAGAACCACAACTTCCAGCTGCCACATATTCGGATTCAGCCGTTGAAAGTGAGACGCAATTTTGTTTCCTACCATGCCATGAGATTAAATTATTTCCAAGATAAAAGCAACCTCCAAAGATTTTCACTTCCATATGACCCATTAGGTCCATGTGAAGTAAATCCAGACAACGTGTTGTCCCAGATGATGGCAACACTGGGTGTGACACGTGAGTCTGCATACCCTTTTGACAATCTTCGCACACATATGATATACTAGATGAAAGATTAGGCATACCTCGTACTGCATCATACTTACACAAGTTCTTCAAGGTTTTGAAATTTACATGACCAAGTTTTTGATGCCAAAAGTCGAGTTCATTGATTTGTGCATGATTGCATGAAAGTTCCTCACCTATTTGGTAACAATTGTCTGAAGACCTTGTACCTGTCATAATGTACATGTTAGTTTTATCGAAAActtcacatgtatgtttattaaacttgacatgaaaattatcatcacacaattggcttatgcttataagatttgaatttaatccttcaacatgaagcacattgtggaGCTTTGGTAGTCCTTCAACATTCAGTGTTCCCTTTCCAACAATCCTTCCTTTAGCTCCCCCTCCATAGGTTACTCTACCACATTTTTGTTCAACATAATCAATGAGATATTCCCGTGATCCTGTCATATGgcgtgagcttccactatcaaagtacCAATGACCTGCAGTGTTAGTTTTTAAATAAGTATGACAACATTACAGTGAGTTTTTACCTTTGGGACCCAAATTTGTCTTACTGTAGGTCGATGGTAGGAGGTGTTGCGGGAAGTGTTGGACAACATTCGAGGAAACATCCGACTCGCCGTTTGATTCATGCGGTCATCCCTGAGTTTAAAACAGTAtggcctgatatgtccaggcttaaaacagtaatgacatacatgcttgtgttttcttttcttaggaACGAGTGCAGCAGGTCGTCTTTTCGATGGAGAGCTTTTGATTGAAGATGTAGGCTGTGACGATGAGAATGTTTCAGTTTTACCTTTCACAAAAACAGTAGATTTTGAAGATTCACCAATTTCAAACACACTGTCTTTGAATCCTAAACCCttcttgtcatctcttcccatcaaaagtatggaTTCAAGCTTAGATGTGCTCGAATTGAATTTAGACAAAGTTTTGGTTGTCTTTTGAAGATCATCTTTGGTCTTACCTAGTTCCACGTCCTTTTTGCGAAGGATGACTTCAAGTTTGGCAACCACGGCTTTTAGTTCGGTGTTTTCCTTCATAAGAGTTGAGTTAAACTTGTTTATTTTGGTCCAATCCTCAAACAGCTCTTCATAAAGTTTCTGTACGCCTTCAAGAgtaatttcttcatttttagcTTCCACTTCATCTTCACTGAAATTTCCAGAAGACGTAGATTTTAAGCATACTGGTTTTGAGTACATGTTGCGTCCAGTGTTGCGTCCAGGAGTGACAACACCTAAGGCAACACCTAATGGGTTCACTTGCAGCCAACGTCTTTCGGTAAATAGTGCAGTTAAGGAGGTGTGATTGTCTTCGTCATTGGATTTCTCCTCCTCATCAGATTCTTTATCGCTTAGAGAAACATTGTAGCCTTTGTTCTTTCGTAGCCTGTTAGCACATTCGTTGGCATAGTGGCCAAAGCCTTCGCATTCTCTACACTGCACCGAATCATACCTTTTTGAATTAAACTCTCCCTTGCCTTCATTCTTTGTTCGAAATTGTTGTTGGACAGGAGGTTTAGGAGCTGGTAGACTAGGAAATTTCGATGGTTGTCCATCCTTCTTATTGTCTCTGAtcctttttaaataattacaaacTTCTCCGTGATGTATGAAATAGAGTCTTCACAAAGGTCTGACTCATTTACTTCTTGTGACAATTTAAGGAGATGATTATATGAGTCATTTGATACCTGGAAAGCGATCGTTTTACCTTTGTCCTTCTTCCGCATATCCATGTTCATCTCGAAGGTACGAAGTGAGCTTATCAAATCCTCCAGTGCAATTAGAGTTGTATCCTTTGCTTCATCAATTGCACAAATTTTGATGTTGAACCATTCGGGCAATGATCTGAGAACTTTGCTAACCAACCTTTCATTTGAGATTGGATCACCTAAGCTGAAAGCTTCATTGGCAATCTCTCTGAGGCGTTTGTCATAGTCGATGATAGATTCAATTTCTTCCATCCTCAGATTCTCAAATTTGGATGCAAGCATTCTTAGTTTCGTTCTTCTCACACTTTCCGAGCCTTCACTGTGTTTTTGAAGAATTTCCCACGCATCCTTAGCTGATACACAGTTTGTGATCAGGCTGAACATGTTCAGATCGACTGAGGTAAAGATGGCATTTACGGCCTTCGAGTTGTGGTTCGATATTTGTAGTTCCTCAACAGTCCACTCATTTTCAGGCTTTATCAGGGTATCACCATCTTCGTCTAACCTTTTTGGTGGACTCCAATCGCTGACAACACGCTGTCAGGCTCGTTCATCTATGGatttaatatatattctaaTCTTCACTTTCCATATACTGTAGTTAGATCCATCCAAAATAGGTGATCGAAGTATTGTGTTTACGAGTGACGCGTCCATTTGAATATTTctgtcaaacaaaacaaaaaccagaatcagcacttagtatgtcaagagtaggctctgataccacttgttagagTTATATTGTTCGACAGATGtaagtaaataataaatatatcagTAGTAGAGTAAGATTATAAATTTGtgatttatcagaattaagtgttgtgtcaaatgttacaacatttaagacaacatgcagcggaatattaaagtttgtaacacaaatgGATTCGTAATAAATagatggacaagattaaatatgcacaaatataaatacttgtgcggtgcctcaggacaaaaattaatcactagaaaaccaaaacgTTTACACAAAAAACCAATCACTAGTGATTttcacaaaaatcaatttcctcaacacgTTGAGAAAAAAAACgttttctaaaaacaaataaccagaataaaaacgtattcaagaaagcaaaaacATGAGCCAAAaacttggagcaacaaaactatcttcagccaacttcgtcacggatgttgtctgaGATGTTtccaacattcaaggcaacacgcgGTATCTACACTCTTCACAACAGCACGTCTCTTGAAGAAATATTTCTCTGAAATCTATTACGTGCACAAGTGCGTGTATATTTGATCGAGAGAAGAGAACACCACGAAAATCTCTCACTAAAAACTCCCACGAAAATCACCTCCACGAAAAATTCCTTTCACGAAAATCTCTTCCACGAAAAATCCTACACGTGAACTCTCTGAATTTTTCTCTTCTCTCAGTGCTTTTGCATCTACATCTCTTATTTATAAATGTCTCCTCTTCTATGATTTATCTTGAAGAAAATCTATAAGATATGCTATACAAGAATTCtattagaaacaaaatcaataatatcatatcatgtaaatcattatcataaatattatatctaGAAGATccttatcataaatataatatctaggAAGGTAAAACTCAATATTACACATAATCTTATCAAtaggaaattaaatttaaggaatatattatatcacaataaaatcttaacataattatctagaaaggcaaaaccataattaaatattaaatatcatatcaacaagGAATAATATatcttgagaaataaatttaatatggaAATTATATTTCCTTTCATAGATATAAACATACAATAtcttttatacatttttatttattaaatataagaaaatattaaaaacaattcacaaaactcttatgagaccgtctcatgagTCAATTTATGATAACGATCTTCTACCCAACctgattcatgaaaaaatatagttttatctcaaaattattatttttctttcaagATTTGGACCGAGTCGACTAGTCCCATTCATATAGATTTGTTAGATTATTTCATAGGAGACATAATGAAGCTAATttacttaaatttattttttctaccTTGGCTAATTTTTCGTAAATATGCTGACAAACAATTTAATTAGACCATTGATttctaacaattttttaaaattattgtaacacattattagaaaataaaaatgttattaatttttttttaaaaaaatattgtagtgaattttaagataatttatttgatttcaaaaattatttttatatttatttataatatttatttatttaatttaatgaattaaaatttttttaaatacttgtATAGTTCGTAATTTTTGTGTGTGTCGTTGTAGATTTAAGTTTTTcgaataaatttatctttagtgcaataataaatatttctatTTGTTGGGTAGAGAAAAAcaaacaatcttgattttgataataccaaatttttttatttcgttTCTaagatatttattaaatatgaaGTTGTTATCTCAAGTTGGAAGCGAAACTCAAAATCAACCAAATGAAAATCCGTCGAGCTGTAATTTTTCGATGATATCCCACAGCTCGATGATGGAAATGACAAGCCTCCAAAACTATTGaatagaaaactcaattttacTCAAGTGATATTCAACAATACCTCAGTTGAATAGAAAGTTATCTAGGAGAAATATTAGTCACAATATCGAGATGATAGAAACAGAAACAACAATCAGCTTGAGTGAAGCAGTTCtaatattttgaccatatctctgaGGTCAGTTATTCAAATTGAACGATTGAATATGAATTACAAAGCTAAAAGactgatctacaaatcatcttcataaGTCAGAGTTTGAATCAGATCATAGAAGCTGATAAACCACAATAAAAATGTTGGTTCTACACAGAATGAATAACAAGTTCCAGGTTGCTAATAGCCTGATCTatcaaacatatttttatcataCGAACTTGAAATTGAGTGATTCTTGATTCCATGGAAATCTAAGAGAAAGTAATACAAATTTCATGTTTATCAGTTtgtccaaaaatcgacgaatcaAGAGCTATaacaaagcaaagcaaacaGTTCGACTTGTACTAGCTTGGAAACAACTCACTTCGAACAACTCAGACCAAACAAACAGCTCAAGCTCATAACAGACCAGATCAGACAATCAAATCATCACAGTTTGATCAGCTCGATCTGATAACAGTTTCATAAAATGGCCAGAAACTCAAATTTGACTATTATAATTTCAGAATCCATACACAAtttttccaaacggtcatattatTGTATCTAATGTCTATATCATTTTTGGAAGCcataaatacaacatattgaagattaaatacaaattttggaaaatgatTCAAAGCATGAACAACTTATATGAAGAAATTAGCTAGAATGAGAGCAAGTCCAAGTGTGAACATGCGTTTGCTATATACATACATTGTAAATTCATCACATACATGAGAGTTTAGCTTCGaagtttagttgagtgagtttTTACATaaagacattaaagattgtgtttgtagatttgacataagagacgttaaacattatgcggATGGTTAGATTGCGGCCTACAATCgagtatgctaagagtttcgaTTAAGCAATTGATAAGTACTAAGttgaaatgagtttgtacaaagagttatataaatcaaaatcttctggTGAATCCTTCCTAGGTAGAAGAAGAGGTGAAATAAGAGTTGttattctccgaacatccataaacaaatttgtatCTTTTTACTTATTCCATTTAATTATCATTATGTTTTTATGATACATTGTTGAAGCACTTTATATGTTCTTCAAATACTTAAAATAATGCATATTAagtatttgataaaatgcttcaaccaaaaatCTTTCTATACATTCAACTTACATatcttttaaaagtttttttaaaatattta includes:
- the LOC140983905 gene encoding uncharacterized protein, producing MRLLAAIKGTSSGLKRDEPRSLMGCTMRVVSDWSPPKRLDEDGDTLIKPENEWTVEELQISNHNSKAVNAIFTSVDLNMFSLITNCVSAKDAWEILQKHSEGSESVRRTKLRMLASKFENLRMEEIESIIDYDKRLREIANEAFSLGDPISNERLVSKVLRSLPEWFNIKICAIDEAKDTTLIALEDLISSLRTFEMNMDMRKKDKVCNYLKRIRDNKKDGQPSKFPSLPAPKPPVQQQFRTKNEGKGEFNSKRYDSVQCRECEGFGHYANECANRLRKNKGYNVSLSDKESDEEEKSNDEDNHTSLTALFTERRWLQVNPLGVALGVVTPGRNTGRNMYSKPVCLKSTSSGNFSEDEVEAKNEEITLEGVQKLYEELFEDWTKINKFNSTLMKENTELKAVVAKLEVILRKKDVELGKTKDDLQKTTKTLSKFNSSTSKLESILLMGRDDKKGLGFKDSVFEIGESSKSTVFVKGHWYFDSGSSRHMTGSREYLIDYVEQKCGRVTYGGGAKGRIVGKGTLNVEGLPKLHNVQGLQTIVTK